The genomic DNA gtgtcttttttctaaaaaaaaagacacttttttgcgcaaatacagtgtgacataaaatattgcaacgattgccattttattctcttgggtctctgctaaaatatatatatatatatatatatatatatatatatatatataatgtttgggagttctaagtaattttcgagcaaaaaatacagattttaacttgcaagcaacaaatgtcagaagtaggcttagtcatgaaagggttaataaattGCACCTTCTTATGGCCCGTACACTTAATCAGAAAATCGTATGGAAAATACAACATTCAAAGCaattgtacaataatctgatcattagtacacagctttcgaaagCCGATCACGACAATTAATGTAAAATCTGATGGGACAAGCaagaaaatttttcttgtacaataccagatcgtagaatttttgaataatcagtacagttgtcgttcgaaaatacaatacaattacactacaacacattacatcacttccgaatttttattctgtcatgcgagaatttttgtaactttaattTAATAAACTTCATTTTTGATATGGGActagcatgcaaagaaaaaaaaaaaaaaacaaacgaacgtcgtctgataatctcatcataAATCAGATTAAACACACAAATTGATAAAAGCTATTTAATTCATTCAAAGCAAACGCCTCCATCCAtcgatgtctccatgctttattttgctgagagatcactttaaaaaacaccccctagcatttctggcccacttgagtaagggcagattattcatgtagcatttacttccaggaacccatctgcccttagcttaggcatgcaggcaggagggtgtgcttagttgagaaaacccctccttctcccctgaagactcctgggatatatgacatagtTTTCCTAGGCCTGGAAAACAGAaattaactgaagaaatgtaaaaaaaaattaaaacaactaaatgtgatatactttcctatttactaatgctatcagcatgaggcttaaaaatagtcaatgttgattgagagagtgaagttacgctttaaacatgccaccagaagaatgtaaATATATTGTTAGAAATGTTTATTAAGCTTGGAAGCCTGCATATTAGTGGGAAATTACATTCCATATACAACTAGTTCATTTTAATTactgcccttttaaaaaaaaaatacaagaagttCTGTTAGTTTGGTATATATTGTTTGGAACCTCCGATTTTACGCACCTAGGACCAAAAATTTAGTGACCACCACCATCATATTCTCCATGCCAGTCCCCAAATTATAAACATAAGAgtgggtgtttttttgggggggaggggggctgttgcTGGCTATGGGCTAAATGGACCTCTTTGCAAACATAGTAGGAACAGCATCTGTGACCTCAGAAACACATGGCAATTAAAGAGGAGTTACAGTCTCTCcaaaaacattaaaagtcagcagctaaaaatactctagctgctgacttttaatatagggacacttacctgtccagggatccagcaccatcCTCACCTGATCAATGAGCTTCGGGTTAAGGTGCTGGAATCTTAACtaagggaagccggcagtgaagccttgctgcttcacagttggcttcccactgcacatgggCAACCTGAGCAGCACTTTTTGAATGTTCCCACAGTCCCctgtggggaaggagggggggggttaaACTTCCACTCGGATTGctgctgtcaaaaccaggtacatgcccccccccccccccaaaaaaaagtgctaattgttaaagaggagggggaggaggttaacaagcagaacttcccctttttgggtgaaaTTCTGCTTTGAGGATTGGATGATAATATGCATACACACAAATATGCACAGGTACAATTCTGGGTGCTCACTGCATGTAAATAAGCATGCTAAATCCAACCAATgcgactgcaggggagaggagggagtgctgatGATGGATGGgccattaaagcctatgggtgaTATCACTGTTGTAGGCTTTACTAGCCGTTGTCAGAGTGCTTTTTATCCCCTCCCTACAGCTGTCGCTGGATGACACAGGGGAGATCTTGTGACTGGACCtgagtggcctgaaaataggtaagtataaagATCTTTCTTGCACAGGTTACTTAGCATAGGTTTTAAGAAGGGGGGTGGGGGCAATTTTAAGGCTAGTTAGTGTATAGCCGGAATTCCACTCAAAGTGGCAGCCACCTACTTTTAGCTtacctttatatatacagtattttacctTTATACCTTTAGTATAGATACCTTTAGCCCTGCCTCCAGTTCTTCATTGTGCAGCCAGCCTTTTAAAAAAACAGTGCCAGTCATACTTAGCTCCTACTACGCATGCAATGATATCGCCCATAGGCTTCAATAgcccatcaattgtcagcactccctcctctcccctgcagccgcacTGACTGACCGAGGGGAGCCAGATCACCTGACCAGACTGGAGcaacctgaaaataggtaagtaaatACATCTTTCTAACACAAGTTAGATTGCATAGGTGTTAGAAGTTAGGTGTAtagctgaaattccactttaaagggGTGGAAGGAACATTTAATGAACAACTCTATTAAAGTGAATTTGTCCTTTAAATTTCAATATTCTAGAATTCTAGAGCTTGTTTTACAAACAAAGAAATGCCAAGTGTACATGACACAACATTCTACACATTACTGATGGTTAAGTTTTGCATAAAATTCTGTATTTCTATGTTATGTTActattgactttttttttgcagaatatgaGGTGAGGGATTACGGTGATCTGCATTTTCCTGAGCTGCCCTGTGATGAACCCTTCCAGAATGTGAAGAATCCACGCACGGTTGGGCAAGCTGCTGAGAAAGTTGCTAATGCTGTTTCAGAAGTTAAGAGAAGTGGAAGAGTTTGCTTAACCCTCGGTGGAGATCACAggtgattataattttttttttacaaaatctgcaaaaaaaacctTAATGTCCAACTTCAGACAAACTTTTTATTTTCCATTTGATTAAAGCAGATTGAAGTTAGAGCCTCTCTGACcggatatgaaaaaataaaaattagagaaGAGATAATACTGGCAAGGGGCTCAGTTCATTAAGGAATATTGCATGCAATATTTGGATAATGTGAATCATTTATTGCAAATATTACACGCGATATTTAAAATCTCATATCACTATCAATGTATGCTGTATTTACCACAAAAATAAGAAATGGACAATAAACACTGCATACACTGATCTAAAAGTCGATtcaataaaaaatgcatttgtaaaaTAAGTTGTGATCTAGCTACACACTATTTAATGAATGTATGAAATAAACAGCTGGTTGTTAAAAAGCAGGCATCtgccggcgtcctaacaaccagtgacgttcactggttgttaggacgccggcgGATGcctgctctttaacaaccagctgttTATTTTATACATTCTCTGCTGGCAGCCTGGGATTCCCCAAACAGCAAAAGAGCACTGGgcatttaaaacaaacaaacaaacaaaaaaatggtgcCCTCCACAATAAAAATATGCCttaaggtcccccccaaaatccataccagcccctaatgcgagcatgcagcccaggtggctagaaaagggggggatgaatgtgcgcccccccaaaccataccaggtaaTATACCCTCAACATAGGAGGGGGTACTATGTCAGGGGGTCCCCCGTGGCAAAGCAaactgtccccatgttgatgagaacatggACCTCTTCACAACAACCCTGGCCAAGTGAttgtggggggtctgcaggcaagggACTTATTTGAATTTGCAAGCTCCCTTGAACAACAGATCTCACCTCTACTTATTCACTAAAAAAagacagtggtaaaaaaaaagttttttacaattaaaaagattttaaaaatgtcCTTGATGTACATCTATCATCAATCATGTAGTCCTGTGTTGCAGTTCTATGGCAATCACaaaatcaggggaaaaaaaaaactgctgtctgCCAATACCTGACCGCTCTTGTCACTTGCCTTGCTCCAAATGGCTTTCTGCTTCTGCCACTACTGAAGTAATCAAAGGGATGGAGTCACCCAGTGATGTCTTTGACCATGGACATGTCACCATATGAATGATGTCACTGGGTGATCTGGCTCCTTGGTTTACTGCAGGGGGAAGCAGAGCATCAATTGGTGCATTGTAAGCAACAGGAGCAGTCGGGTGTTGGcaggtggcatttttttttccttgcgggTCGGCAGCTGTTGTTCATCATGATTGACATGAATCTGCATCTCAGGAtgacgtgattgacaatggatgtacatcaggggactttttacaatttttgtatttGTGCTTTTATTTACCGCtgtcttttttggtgaatgagtaggggtattatataccccttactcattcacatgggggctggGATCTTTGGGTCCCCTTATTGTTAAAGAGGGTTCCAGACTCCAAAAAGGCCCATgcctgcaggcccccacaaccaccgggccatgtTGATTGAATGTGGCCTAATATGGTGCACGCCTGTCTCCCCCCCTATACCTGGAAAGATGGGCTCCATACTCAGAAAAGAGTATAGTATGGATATTGGAGggggaccatttaaaaaaaaaaatttgacattgtgtccccttaaaaatccatgccagaccctgaagggcctggtatagattggggaaGAACCcacgcagcatttttttttttttttcactgtctggGCTCCTTTATTTACATTCAACTGTCAGATGGGAATCGCCAGcttttccctactctattcaaaactgtcTAAAATTGACTAAAGCTAGTGAACCAAGGCTAGAAATATGGAAGCTGCTAATGCTGACTTGCTTTCAAAGGTGTAGTCTCCAGGGCTGTCATGCTTATCATGCGTCACAACTTATTCTGCCACTGACATGGATCATGCATGCAGGGCACAAGTCCCAACTTCATTTACTGCAAACAGTGAAGCTAGGATCAGGATGAAAATCCAGGATCATGCAACTTCAAAACATATGGTAATGGAAGATTCTCTATTTTCTAATTTAAGAACTAAATATACCTACATAGGGTACTAATGCAATACCGTGGAAGCTCACCCCCACTCACAATTGATAAGTCATAACCACCAATCAAAATTTATTTTGGTCTCTATAAGATAGAAAGGAAAGGCACCTGGCTGTTTGCTTTGTGCAGCTCCCATATAGCTAATTTTCTTCTGTTTGTATGTATGCTCCATTATGTTCTTCATTGGAgcaatggaaataaaataaaacaaactctTCTCAAATATACTGGACTGTGTAAAGCAAAGCTGAAACCATAAATTCTGCAAAAGACTATACACATAACTTGAAAATGGGCAGATATGAATGGGTTGTATATTTAATAAAGGTATAAATACACATATGGAATAGCAATGATAATTTTATTTACATGGCTAAAATACAAAATATCACAGAGGTGTGCTACTTTCTAATTTAAAGCAATGGCAATCTCAACCAATGCTGTTTAATTTGTAAACTTGTTGTTAGACTATAATAGTGCACCTGCTGCAAATGAGTAGTAAGTCTGACTTAAATAAAATTTGAGTGGAGTAGACAGATGTTGCCTTACTATGTGTTAGGTGTGCTGCATTTAAGCAgcctatttattttgaatgggctagCAGCTCACTCTAATGCAGGCAACCCATTcagatctgtgtgtgtgttgtggtgAATTTTACTCTTCTGCCTAGGTGTGTTATGTTAACATTCCTAATAaatagcaatgtaaaaaaaaataaaaatctgtaagCCAATTAAACTCACAGCCATTAGAATCCTGGTCTTTTAAAAAAATGCCCTGCCTATGTACACCTTTCTGTTTTGCTAATGTCAAACAGACCAGAGTAGTTATCATTGTTGCTTTGGTGCAGACATTGGCAGGATTAGGTGCAGACACACATTGGAGAATTTCAGCTGCCTTGTTTAAGTGATGTCTGGGCTTCTGGTTTGTTGTTGTACCCTAAAAGAGAAAAGGAATGCCCCCAGGTGAGCCTGCTGTATGTTGTGCATTGCTATATATTTTCCCATAGTTAGGAATACGGGTAGTTCACAGTTAGGCACCACACTTATCAGAGATGCCTTGATGTGACACTGTGTCTTCCACACATATTTTATATTTGtaaaaaacctctgtttttaatctGAGTGGCTGAAACAGATTAGTTAGTATTTTGGTTAGCTTGAAAGTGTTGCAGGGAACCCTTTGTATGGAGATTTATAAATCGAAAAAAAATGGCACAAACATATGGATTGTTTCTAAACTTGGTGACAAACCCCATATCTAGATTCCATCAGAGTTCACCAGATCCTGATCTCTGCAGAAAAAGCAAATAcatttgttaaatattttttacCCATCCCTTTAGTTCCCCCCCAGATTAACTTGAAAGATATTCAAGCAGTAGGGTGGTGCCCACATTTCTGTTCTTTGTCGAGGCTTGGTAGAGTAATGGCGGAGAGAAATTGAATTTGGTTTGCCTCATACTGTGTGCTAATGACACATTTAAATTGTAACACATTGTTCCAAGAGAAGAATTATAATGGCCTATGAACCAGATGTCCCCAAGCAATCTgttgtgacattttttttgtttaccctTATTCTTTGTGCTGATGCAGCTTGGCAGTTGGGACCATCACAGGACATGCTAAGGTTCACCCTGATCTGTGTGTTGTTTGGGTGGATGCCCATGCAGATATCAACACTCCAATAACATCACCCAGTGGCAATCTACATGGACAACCTGTTTCTTTCCTAATCAGAGAGCTACAAACCAAGGTAAGCCAAGGCTTCCAGTACACATTGCTCATTTTCTTTGCAATCACTTGTGTATTAGTTGTTGTTGAACGTAATGAATGATGACAGCAATTATGAAAATGACAGCATGTTTCTACCAAGTAATTCAACATAAAGGGGTCTGATGTGAGAAAACAACCATCAAGCTCTTTTTTATGAGATAAActccatatacagtatacagtatatacacagcaaCCCACGTATAATGTCTATTCaacttttatttgaaaaaattttCCATTGAAGTCTTTTTCATATCAGTCCCATGTTTTGCAATACTCCTCTAATTATTTCCAATGTATCCAGGTGCACATAAACAGACAACTGTGGCAGGGATCATTTACTCAAACTGGTTCTGGCAGTTTCATGGGAAAACAAATTTGTGCGGATTAAAAATAATGTCATTAATCTTAACAACCATAATTAAAATTAACTAATTGATGTACAAGCAATGTAATCATCAGTACTCGCctctaaaaaaaacatgtttgctcCTTTCCCCTACTTCTCCTTACCACACTTTCCCTACTCTTCATCTTATCTACCTTTTTTGCTGAGCTAGGCACCTGCTCAGTCACAGTTCTCTCCACCTGAGTATGGGATACCCTAGAACCATTCAAACTATCCCTAACTACTCATGGTTTCCCCTCTCCCTGAGCACCACCTTGGAGCAATACGCTCCGATGATACTTTTTAGTATTCAAAGACAATGGAGAGGTTATAAGCTGTGTGTTTTGTAATACACTTGTTATCTTGCGCTCTTATTAGGGTGTGTCTTAATGAATGTTCTGTAATTTACCTTTGCTGAAGAGTCAGACTTCAACCAATTGTGTTGTCTTATTATCCTTTGTCTCTAAACAAAGTATGAAAAAACAAATTTGCTATGGTGCAATCAATGCTCATACCTGCACACAGCTCTAAAAAATAAATATGGATTTATATAATTAGCCAAAGGGCATTATGCAAAGTCAAGTAACCCATGTCAACCAATCAGAATGTAACTGTACAAGTCTTGACTGCTTTAAAGcgtaagtaaacccatccataaaacagtttaatttccggcatgtgccggaaatgtaacactaccattggttgtgctctcaaccaaactgtcaagccatccaatggctggtgtctaaactgatcacgtgcagcatcatggcagttgtagattaaacagaggcaaagatggcagcttccttggttgaaaacgataggggggtttacttacactttaacctgGTATAAACTAGTATCTTACCGGTTTAGATGGGTTTCAGCCTTTTATCCATCCTCATTACCCTGTATACTATCTGAATAAATAAAAGTTTGAATTCTAAAATAGTAAAGCTGCTTATTCTTTTTTGTTTCTAAGGTGCCAGCCATCCCAGGATTCTCTTGGGTGCAGCCAAGTCTGTCTGCCAAAGATATAGTATACATTGGACTGAGAGATGTAGACCCTGGAGAGCAGTAAGTCCGTTCTCAAGCTCTCTGTTGAGTAGCAGGTGAACTGTAAATTGTAGATGCTTTGGGACAAGCTTGTCTTACGTAACATTTTAAAGTCCATTATATACAGTACAGTCATAAGTTctcaattctataaaaaaaaaaaaagagtaacatTCCATCCTGAAGTatcacacatttatatataatgGCTTGATCTAAATAGTTTATGACTGGCTGAATACATAATTTAACCTGTAGTATCATCTACTAGTGAACATTAGTATAATGCCAAGAGTACCTAATTAGACTACACTATTTTGAAAACCTGGGTTGGGATGCCATTTGTATATGTTATTCAAGTTCTCATTGGCATCATCCcaaaataaatataaggataaacaAAATAGAGACACAGAAGAGGACTTTAAATATGCCTTTGAGAACTGAGACCACACTAAATTTGTATAAAAACTTGTACAAATTTTTTTATTGAGTTACATGTTAAAAGACATAAAAACGTCATTGTATATACCATACAGTATAAGGTGTGAAAATAAAGCTGGTATGTAGCTTGAATTCAGTTGATCAATGATTTCATAGTACGCTGGTCTACAAGTTTCGTGGGAGCCCCAGCTTCTTCAGGACCTCAGTAATCTTATGCTATGTATAGCTCTAActacaaataaattacaaaaaagaaaaatatcatagaaacaacatatataaatgaataaaaataccaTTAGTAAATAAGATAATATTAGGATGGTCTACGTGTTTCGTGGGAGCCCCGCTTCTTTAGGACCACAGAAATCATATGCTATGTATAGCTCTAACTACAAATaaactacaaaaaagaaaaatatcataGAAACAACATATATAAACGAATACAAAATACCATTAGTAAATAAGATATTAGGATGGTTTGCTCAGACAAGAACACccacaaggaaagaaaaaaaagggagatgtTGGGGAGAGGAATATTCAAACCCCCTCCTGGTAGGTTGCATAACTGGTAAATTAACCCTACATCGTACCTTAATGTACAATGGAAACCACGAATGATGTAAACCATAAGGAAAAAATATCTTCAAGTGGGTACCTATTTAGACTACAAAGACATTTAGAAACAAAAATATTTTACATACATTTCTACACAATATGCTGAATTTTGAAAAACTGCTGTCAATAAGAGCTAAATATAGAATGAACATAGAGTATGATGCACATAATTCGATCCTAGATTAATCAACTCTAGCTCAAACACAATTCTGGTTAGCCCCCAGTGTGATTCACTTCTGCAGATGTTTTTTCAATTCACTGCCCCTTTTTCTCCTGGGGTTGAGTTATAATTGTCATTCGTTATTTGTGGAAATTAAAAAGGGATAGGAACGCCAGACAAGGGAATTCCCCAGACAATATATTGCCATTGCCATTTCCTTTATATATACATTATCATGTACTTTTATGAAATGCTATTATGCTTTTTTTGCAGTTATATTCTGAAGACTCTTGGGATTAAGAGCTACTCAATGTCAGACGTGGACAGGCttacaataaataaagtgatggAAGAAACTATTGAATTTTTGGTTGGAAAGTATGTATAAATTATATGAACTGCACAAAATTTTATTTGCATTGTACACATGGAACTAAACAAATGCTGAAAATCTACCTCAAATAACTGCAAAGGGTAGCTAAAGGTCACATGTGACTCCTGAGCCACTCTAACATGATACATTTGATAACCCAACCTTGCTAACACTGGTAGGATCTGAAGATCATCAAGGTTATACTTTACCGGGGGCTATAGATCTCAGTGAATACCCTCAGTCAACAGATCTTAAGGGGGAAAAGTCCATTAGCCAGGTTGGGTTTCAGCAGTAATTTGTTGCACCTGAGAAGCATGGGTATCTCCAAACCACACGTTTGTATGCTCTGTGCACCTCTGTTATTTAAAATGTTCTGTGGTCTTTTTGTTTTACCTTAACCAGCTCTCTAAAAATTAAAGCAGATGAGAACTCAAAGGTAGAAACTTACTATTTTATAGAGAACAACTAAAAAGGTTTCTTGTGTCTGGTTAAGTTCCTTGAAAAAATCTACCTTTTTGCATATAATTTCTTCTGAAAAATAGCAGTGAACGTCCTGTGCCAAGAGATTTATTGTTGTATATTTTTAGTGTGAGATCATCTATGTCACTGCTGCCTCGTACTGCTAGTCTCACAAAACAGGGAGTGAGATTTGGTATTGTCACCATTGTGTTAATGATTGTTGATTGTTCTCCTTGCTGTAGAGGAAGCTGTACAAGAGTAGCTGCAGTGCAAGAATCGCCCTGCTTCTGCTTTATTTGGTCTGTGAATCTGTACTGCATCCACTTCCCCTGAAGCTACTTGATCCAATCTTCCACTCATTTGATCATCACAGTGCAGCTTTGACTTGAGAAAAGCTGttgcaaagaaaataaaacaagGATTGCTTATTTTTAATGAAGAAAAGAGACATTATCGCACAATTCACTAAGCATCTGTGAGCCCATAGAGTTACCAGCAGTGTGGCATGTAGAGACGTCCCTGTATGCTTTGATGCTGGTACTGGTGCGCTGGACCTGTACATAGGATGGCTTTTCACCATTCTAGCAGGGAAAGCATTTTCACTTGGAGGTATTTCAGCAGCCATTGACACCACACTTACTGTGTGCTGGTTCAGGGCACCAATGCCAGCATTACAGCATACAGCCCAACGATCATTGCCAAATCATTGCGCTTCTCTGTACACCCCATTCTCATACCTCTACAGGCTTAAAGATGTTTACTGAACAGTAAGTGAGATATTGTTTCTTTTcttcattaaagtataactaaaggcaaaacatttctttagttttggacagagtggagaggaattagaacctgtcagtttttattgctgtttgtgatttatcctatttgtcctgtttaccattatcattgaaagtgaaagtaagagaaaatctccaaatttgtgtccccagaaaagtaatagaagggaaatcttctaatggagacactagttctggtggcctgtgcgggtccccaagggattcctttaatttgcagggatttcctctcactacctaccgtcaggtccataaatattgggacatcaacacaattctaatctttttggctctataaccgccacaatggatttgaaatgaaagatgtgctttaactgcagattttcagctttaatttgagggtatttacatccaaatcaggtgaacggtgtaggaattacaacactttgtatatgtgtctcccactttttaagggaccaaaagtaatgggacagattaacaatcatccatcaaactttcactttttaatacttggttgcaaatcctttgcagtcaattacagcctgaagtctggaatgcatagacatcaccagacgctgggtttcatccctggtgatgctctgccaggcctctactgcaactgtcttcagttcctgcttgttcttgggacattttcccttcagttttgtcttcagcaagtgaaatgcatgctcaaacggattcaggtcaggtgattgacttggccattgcataacattccacttctttcccttaaaaaactctttagttgctttcgcagtatgcttcgggtcattgtccatctgcactgtgaagcaccgtccaatgagttctgaagcatttcgctgaatatgagcagataatattgcccgaaacacttcagaattcatcctgctgcttttgtcagcagtcacatcatcaataaatacaatagaaccagttccattggcagccatacatgcccacgccatgacactaccaccaccatgcttcactgatgaggtggtatgctttggatcatgagcagttcctttccttctccatactcttctcttcccatcactctggtgcaagttgatcttggtctcatctgtccataggatgttgttccagaactgtgaaggcttttttagatgttttttggcaaactctaatctggccttcctgtttttgaggcttaccaatggtttacatcttgtggtgaaccctctgtattcactctggtgaagtcttctcttg from Aquarana catesbeiana isolate 2022-GZ linkage group LG04, ASM4218655v1, whole genome shotgun sequence includes the following:
- the ARG1 gene encoding arginase-1; this translates as MSERTKRSVGVLGAPFSKGQARGGVEEGPIYIRRAGLIEKLEELEYEVRDYGDLHFPELPCDEPFQNVKNPRTVGQAAEKVANAVSEVKRSGRVCLTLGGDHSLAVGTITGHAKVHPDLCVVWVDAHADINTPITSPSGNLHGQPVSFLIRELQTKVPAIPGFSWVQPSLSAKDIVYIGLRDVDPGEHYILKTLGIKSYSMSDVDRLTINKVMEETIEFLVGKKKRPIHLSFDIDGLDPSVAPATGTPVPGGLTYREGMYITEQLYNTGLLSAVDMMEVNPSRGETERESKLTVNTSLNMILSCFGKAREGFHASSLRVPDLI